One Alkaliphilus sp. B6464 genomic window carries:
- a CDS encoding S-layer homology domain-containing protein, with the protein MKRAILILMILSLIIVPVNVIASPPEFSGGVNNEYEYEEVVFLTGEPVKFIGTVSITEKDKTDSKTISYSFKLAPEDKSIKGKLDRRISYTIQYDTRSDKGQTIGQMSVSSYRETIDVDEDRFELKDYQFSKSDVIDNRPASDFSSGNIKGRKVYTINKTEGEAIVDISGGSVGYENFWGATETQIIDFVFEVERQTAEDRRPTSWQGTVRSQVSDSMTKELRYSGNEANLSSFNGGYIRTTNSEIVSKYEYDLPLIDRNGINNRRRDRGTISLSKQKVPKIERLIVPKFRDLGGHWAESHINKLYSLDVFDEVSTFFVPDVPMTREEFTRAVIRASDIRPTEDPKKRTSSRRKDPEVSPFVDVSVEDINYEYIKNGVAKGIIQGVSENKFAPKDSLTRAQAITIIIRVLGFESKAPTPGYYTSFSDDRLIPAWAKDSIYMAKEIGLVQGDQLNRVNPNQVLTRAEASAILVRFLEFLEKDLQQDYRENIILFN; encoded by the coding sequence TTGAAAAGGGCTATCTTAATTTTAATGATACTAAGTTTAATTATTGTACCAGTAAATGTTATTGCTTCCCCTCCTGAGTTTTCGGGTGGTGTTAACAACGAGTATGAATACGAAGAAGTAGTTTTTCTCACTGGCGAGCCAGTAAAGTTTATAGGTACTGTAAGCATAACTGAAAAAGATAAAACTGATTCAAAAACTATTAGCTACAGTTTTAAACTGGCTCCAGAAGATAAGTCTATAAAGGGTAAGCTAGATCGTCGTATTTCCTATACTATTCAATACGATACCCGTAGTGATAAAGGACAAACTATAGGACAGATGAGTGTTAGTAGCTATAGAGAAACTATAGATGTAGATGAAGACCGGTTTGAATTAAAGGATTATCAGTTTTCAAAATCTGATGTTATTGACAACAGACCTGCTTCTGATTTTTCTTCAGGAAATATAAAAGGCCGTAAGGTTTATACTATTAACAAAACAGAAGGAGAGGCTATTGTAGACATTAGTGGTGGTAGCGTTGGATATGAAAACTTTTGGGGTGCAACGGAAACCCAAATTATCGATTTTGTATTTGAAGTAGAAAGACAGACAGCAGAAGATCGACGACCTACTAGCTGGCAAGGCACTGTAAGAAGTCAAGTTTCTGATAGCATGACTAAGGAACTTAGATATAGTGGTAACGAAGCTAATCTGTCTAGCTTTAATGGTGGGTATATTAGAACAACTAATAGTGAGATTGTATCTAAGTACGAATATGATCTTCCGCTAATAGACAGAAATGGAATAAATAATAGAAGACGAGATCGTGGAACAATATCATTATCTAAGCAAAAAGTTCCTAAAATTGAAAGATTGATAGTACCTAAATTTAGAGATTTAGGAGGACATTGGGCAGAAAGCCATATTAATAAGCTATATTCATTAGATGTATTTGATGAAGTATCTACATTTTTTGTACCTGATGTACCTATGACTAGGGAAGAGTTTACAAGGGCAGTTATTAGGGCAAGTGATATTAGACCTACTGAGGATCCTAAAAAGCGAACTAGCTCGAGGAGAAAAGATCCAGAAGTTTCACCATTTGTAGATGTTTCAGTAGAAGATATTAATTATGAATACATTAAAAATGGGGTTGCAAAGGGAATAATTCAAGGTGTATCTGAGAATAAATTTGCACCTAAAGATTCATTAACTAGGGCTCAAGCTATTACTATTATTATCCGTGTATTAGGATTTGAGAGTAAAGCGCCTACACCAGGCTACTATACATCATTTTCCGATGATAGACTAATACCAGCATGGGCTAAGGATAGCATTTATATGGCAAAGGAAATAGGCTTAGTACAAGGAGATCAGTTAAATAGGGTAAATCCGAATCAGGTATTAACTCGTGCTGAGGCTTCTGCTATCTTAGTAAGATTTTTAGAGTTTTTAGAGAAAGATCTACAACAGGATTATAGAGAAAATATTATTTTATTTAATTAA
- a CDS encoding S-layer homology domain-containing protein, with product MSRTKFRTAVAMVTLSVTLSSALSFAAPTVFTDISGHWAKEYIEDIYNRKITTGYPDATFKPQGNITKLETIVMISKLMGYTDNEAGYYTNKYKQELEQYKIPAWAQGATAYALFNDILLKEDLTGLVSSGKNLDAKRHEVATYIGRVLQYGAGEQIGTIYVIPYIDEMSIPTAAAPYIDLLLKKGILDKESNNGRFLPDNLISRAEVSKLASLAAKILDKGSSGNPTTPPTTTLPPTNTVRETINGEVDNVILGTKNIISIANGSKQQIYDIASNANITVDGKTATAKQLEIGQSVTAIVEDDIIIDIKAITTEEVLEGYFYYYLEGRDPKVFIKDDKDNVKGLSFTTSSKVYLMDKSVNIKDLTPGDIIYITHIDEEIIKIEAETKEKTLDGVVKSKGGSKDKYTLEVLLDDNTRETFTITSKATLKRDRKTVSFDEIKVGDEVKITKEYETVTYVNASSVQETVEGYIKKIDIGQKTQITIEKDDKTTETFVLTPNTTIMIEDEKAGIYDLRLNYQVELEIENGEVVSMETYRKLKGASYEGKVTYMDSRKGNIELQVGAREEIIVDVDDNTIYNDEDGRIIRFRDINVGDEIVIYAEDNGNYIVAKRVLVMIRR from the coding sequence ATGAGTCGAACAAAATTTAGGACAGCTGTTGCTATGGTTACACTATCTGTTACGCTAAGTAGCGCTTTATCCTTTGCTGCACCAACAGTTTTTACTGATATTAGCGGTCATTGGGCAAAGGAATATATAGAGGATATTTATAATCGTAAAATTACAACGGGTTACCCAGATGCTACATTTAAACCACAAGGAAATATTACAAAGCTAGAGACTATAGTTATGATATCGAAGCTTATGGGTTATACCGATAATGAGGCAGGATATTATACAAATAAATATAAGCAAGAATTAGAACAGTATAAGATTCCGGCTTGGGCTCAAGGTGCAACTGCCTATGCTCTTTTTAATGATATTTTATTAAAGGAAGATTTAACGGGATTAGTATCCTCTGGTAAAAATTTAGATGCTAAGCGTCATGAAGTAGCTACTTATATTGGAAGGGTTCTACAGTACGGAGCTGGTGAACAGATCGGAACTATATATGTAATTCCTTATATAGATGAAATGAGTATTCCAACAGCAGCTGCACCTTATATTGATTTATTATTGAAAAAAGGAATATTGGATAAGGAAAGTAATAATGGACGTTTCTTACCTGACAATTTGATAAGTAGGGCAGAAGTTTCTAAGCTTGCTTCATTGGCTGCTAAAATTTTGGATAAAGGCTCAAGCGGCAATCCTACAACACCACCTACTACAACACTACCTCCTACAAATACAGTAAGAGAAACGATTAATGGAGAGGTAGATAATGTTATTTTAGGTACTAAAAACATTATTTCTATAGCAAATGGAAGTAAACAGCAGATTTATGATATTGCTTCTAATGCAAATATCACTGTTGATGGTAAAACTGCTACTGCAAAGCAACTAGAAATAGGACAGTCGGTAACTGCTATAGTTGAGGATGACATTATAATAGATATAAAGGCAATTACAACTGAAGAAGTATTAGAAGGTTATTTTTATTATTACTTAGAGGGAAGAGATCCTAAGGTATTTATTAAGGATGATAAAGATAATGTAAAGGGATTATCATTTACCACAAGCAGTAAGGTATATTTAATGGATAAGTCTGTTAATATAAAAGATTTAACTCCAGGTGATATAATTTATATTACACATATTGATGAAGAAATAATTAAGATAGAAGCTGAAACAAAGGAAAAGACTCTAGATGGTGTAGTTAAATCTAAGGGCGGCAGTAAGGATAAATATACTTTAGAGGTGCTACTAGACGACAATACTAGAGAGACATTTACTATTACTTCTAAAGCTACTTTAAAAAGAGATCGTAAGACTGTATCCTTTGATGAAATAAAAGTAGGTGATGAAGTAAAAATTACTAAAGAATATGAAACGGTAACCTATGTAAATGCTTCTAGTGTACAAGAGACTGTAGAAGGTTATATTAAAAAGATTGATATTGGACAGAAAACCCAAATAACTATCGAAAAAGATGATAAAACTACGGAAACATTTGTATTAACACCTAATACTACAATAATGATAGAAGATGAAAAGGCTGGAATTTACGATTTAAGACTGAATTATCAGGTGGAGCTAGAAATAGAAAATGGCGAAGTAGTAAGTATGGAAACCTATCGCAAGCTTAAAGGCGCTAGCTATGAAGGTAAGGTTACCTATATGGATTCTAGAAAAGGGAATATAGAACTTCAAGTAGGAGCACGGGAAGAAATAATAGTAGATGTAGATGATAATACTATTTACAATGATGAGGATGGAAGAATAATAAGATTTAGAGATATAAATGTAGGAGACGAAATAGTTATTTATGCAGAGGATAATGGTAACTATATAGTAGCAAAAAGAGTATTGGTTATGATAAGAAGATAA
- a CDS encoding sodium-dependent transporter: MTDLKEKQERDQWGSKLGFIFAAAGSAVGLGNLWKFPYLAGQNGGGVFVVIYLGLVLLIGFTLMMAELVLGRNTQLSPVGAYRKLKEKWAWVGAIGVLASFLIVTYYSVIGGWIIKYIISALTGAFNTTDLATLEGVFTSFIGAPVEPLIYHAIFMLMTLGIVMGGISGGIEKASKILMPGLFIMMVVLMIRSITLPGAMEGVKYLLQPDFSKLNMSVVVSALGQVFFSLSLGMGVIVTYGSYLSKDENLVESSFIIPALDTIIALLAGLTILPAVFALGFDPAGGPGLLFVTLPGVFAKMPLGQLFAVLFFVLVLFAAVTSSMSLLEAAVSLTVDEFNWDRKKATIGLGILAFLIGVPSSLANGPVLGNVTFIAGTNFFDSMGIITDNLLLPLAALTLAIFVGWVWGTDKALAEATNQGKVKFTIGKCWAFAIKYVAPLAIGYILISGLIPLFKQ, encoded by the coding sequence ATGACAGATTTAAAAGAAAAACAAGAAAGAGATCAGTGGGGTTCCAAGCTTGGATTTATCTTTGCTGCTGCTGGTTCTGCTGTTGGACTAGGTAACCTTTGGAAGTTCCCTTACCTTGCTGGGCAAAATGGTGGTGGGGTATTCGTAGTAATTTATCTTGGACTAGTATTATTAATTGGTTTTACTTTAATGATGGCAGAGCTTGTACTTGGTAGAAATACACAGCTTAGCCCAGTAGGTGCCTATAGAAAACTTAAAGAAAAATGGGCATGGGTTGGAGCTATAGGAGTATTAGCTTCCTTCTTAATCGTAACATATTATAGTGTTATCGGTGGATGGATTATTAAATATATCATTTCAGCTCTTACGGGTGCATTTAATACAACAGACCTTGCTACCCTTGAAGGTGTATTTACAAGCTTTATAGGTGCTCCAGTAGAGCCACTTATTTATCACGCTATATTTATGTTAATGACATTAGGTATAGTTATGGGTGGTATTAGTGGTGGTATTGAAAAAGCTTCTAAAATTTTAATGCCAGGTTTATTCATAATGATGGTCGTATTAATGATAAGATCTATAACACTTCCAGGTGCTATGGAAGGTGTTAAGTACCTTCTACAACCAGATTTCTCAAAATTAAATATGAGTGTTGTTGTAAGCGCTTTAGGACAAGTATTCTTCTCTCTAAGCCTTGGTATGGGTGTTATTGTTACTTATGGTAGCTACCTTAGCAAAGATGAAAACCTTGTAGAGTCTTCATTTATTATTCCTGCACTTGATACAATAATAGCTTTACTTGCAGGACTTACAATTTTACCAGCAGTATTTGCTTTAGGATTTGACCCGGCTGGTGGACCTGGTCTTTTATTTGTAACATTACCAGGTGTATTCGCTAAAATGCCTCTTGGACAATTATTTGCTGTATTATTCTTCGTATTAGTTTTATTTGCAGCTGTCACATCTTCTATGTCTTTATTAGAAGCAGCAGTATCTTTAACAGTAGACGAGTTTAACTGGGATCGTAAAAAGGCAACAATTGGATTAGGAATTCTTGCATTCCTTATCGGTGTACCTTCTTCATTAGCTAACGGTCCTGTACTAGGAAATGTTACATTTATTGCCGGTACTAACTTCTTTGATTCAATGGGTATTATTACAGATAACCTACTTCTACCATTAGCTGCATTAACACTTGCAATCTTTGTTGGTTGGGTATGGGGTACTGATAAAGCTCTTGCTGAAGCTACAAATCAAGGAAAAGTTAAATTCACAATCGGAAAATGTTGGGCATTTGCTATTAAATATGTAGCTCCACTAGCTATAGGATATATCTTAATATCAGGTCTTATACCACTATTTAAGCAATAA